A genome region from Nocardiopsis exhalans includes the following:
- a CDS encoding IS110 family transposase, with protein MVTVGIDPHKDMHQAVALAQDGTRLGRAKKVQTGPEALGQLLTWIRALAGNGPVLWAIEGGPGLGRAIADALLGAGQEVVWVPPRAMAAHRKLSGPVGAKSDVIDAVAIARAALATLTWPATGSTRRCGRCVRWWACARI; from the coding sequence ATGGTGACAGTGGGTATCGACCCGCACAAGGACATGCACCAAGCCGTCGCGCTGGCCCAGGACGGCACCCGCCTGGGCAGGGCCAAGAAGGTCCAGACGGGCCCCGAGGCCCTGGGCCAGCTCTTGACCTGGATCCGCGCCCTGGCCGGAAACGGCCCGGTGCTGTGGGCCATCGAGGGCGGCCCCGGGCTGGGCCGGGCCATCGCTGACGCCCTGCTGGGAGCGGGCCAGGAAGTGGTGTGGGTGCCGCCGCGCGCCATGGCCGCCCACCGCAAGCTGAGCGGGCCGGTGGGCGCCAAGTCCGACGTGATCGACGCGGTGGCCATCGCGCGTGCGGCCCTGGCCACCCTGACCTGGCCCGCCACCGGATCGACCCGCAGGTGCGGCAGGTGCGTGCGCTGGTGGGCCTGCGCCAGAATCTGA
- a CDS encoding transposase — protein sequence MRQVRALVGLRQNLTDQRVALTNRVLAAVHIELDHRLGKGALKTRAKVGRVRALVEGAELDEVARWVLLEQLEEIHTLFVRVVEVERRLKELVEPLAPNLLGIRGVGVVWAAVLLSQVGDVSRFATSAKMARWAGSAPIPVFSSGRDRHRLHRGGNRQVNRALHSIGVVQVRLGEPAREFVRSREEAKGTKGAYRALKRHLADVVYRAMVADQVVRGRAEVSLQPAT from the coding sequence GTGCGGCAGGTGCGTGCGCTGGTGGGCCTGCGCCAGAATCTGACCGATCAGCGTGTGGCCCTGACCAACCGGGTGCTGGCGGCGGTGCACATCGAGTTGGACCACCGCCTGGGCAAGGGGGCGTTGAAAACCCGGGCCAAGGTGGGTCGGGTGCGTGCTCTGGTGGAGGGGGCCGAGCTGGACGAGGTGGCGCGGTGGGTGCTGCTGGAGCAGCTGGAGGAGATCCACACCCTGTTCGTGCGTGTTGTTGAGGTGGAGCGGCGTCTCAAGGAGCTGGTGGAGCCGTTGGCGCCGAACTTGTTGGGGATTCGTGGTGTGGGTGTGGTCTGGGCTGCGGTGTTGCTCTCGCAGGTGGGGGATGTGTCGCGGTTTGCGACCTCGGCGAAGATGGCGCGGTGGGCGGGGAGCGCGCCGATTCCGGTGTTTTCCTCGGGGCGGGATCGGCATCGGTTGCACCGGGGTGGGAACCGGCAGGTGAACCGGGCGTTGCACTCGATCGGGGTGGTTCAGGTCCGGTTGGGTGAGCCGGCTCGGGAGTTCGTGCGTTCCCGGGAGGAGGCCAAGGGCACCAAGGGTGCGTATCGGGCTTTGAAGCGGCATTTGGCGGATGTGGTGTATCGGGCGATGGTCGCTGATCAAGTGGTGAGAGGGCGGGCTGAGGTCTCTCTTCAGCCCGCCACTTGA
- a CDS encoding methylated-DNA--[protein]-cysteine S-methyltransferase: MNTEQDALPLDLPQEPEAPPRETAVRFREPLPGPTYYTTISSPLGELTLHGDGEALGGVLTPPKEGASRAVPENWVAEAKPFTEVEQQLTAYFAGELKEFDLPLAPAGTAWQLRVWRALTTIPYGETAGYGQLAEELGRPTASRAVGMANGRNPISIIVPCHRVIGANGSLTGYAGGLERKQYLLGLEQSQTMKHRA; this comes from the coding sequence ATGAACACCGAACAGGACGCACTTCCGCTGGACCTGCCCCAGGAGCCGGAGGCCCCGCCGCGGGAGACAGCGGTGCGCTTCCGCGAACCGCTGCCGGGCCCGACTTACTACACAACGATAAGTTCGCCGTTGGGCGAGCTGACGCTGCACGGCGACGGAGAGGCCCTGGGCGGGGTACTGACCCCGCCCAAGGAGGGCGCCAGCAGGGCGGTCCCGGAGAACTGGGTGGCCGAAGCGAAACCGTTCACGGAGGTGGAGCAGCAGCTGACCGCGTACTTCGCGGGGGAGCTCAAGGAGTTCGATCTTCCGTTGGCCCCGGCCGGGACCGCCTGGCAGCTGCGGGTCTGGCGGGCGCTGACCACCATCCCGTACGGGGAGACCGCCGGTTACGGCCAGCTCGCCGAAGAACTGGGGCGGCCGACGGCCTCCCGGGCGGTCGGCATGGCCAACGGGAGGAATCCGATCAGCATCATCGTCCCCTGCCACCGCGTCATCGGCGCCAACGGAAGCCTGACCGGTTACGCGGGCGGGCTGGAACGCAAGCAGTACCTGCTGGGCCTGGAACAGAGCCAGACCATGAAGCACAGAGCCTAA
- a CDS encoding DNA-3-methyladenine glycosylase 2, with protein sequence MDDEQRYRAVHSRDSRFDGVFYTAVRTTGIYCRPSCPAVTPRRENVCFYRTAAAAQESGFRACKRCRPDTVPGSPEWNVRADVVGRAIRLIHDGAVDRGGVGAVADALGYSERQLNRLLSAEVGAGPLALARTERAHTARILVETTDMPMADAAFASGFASVRQFNETMRTVFDRSPSQMRAAAGRSGSVPAPPGAVALRLPYRGRIDLTGMLSFLGDRAVPGVEEYTGGVYRRTLRLPNGPAVVELSGVDGHVLCRLWLSEPRDLASAVRRCRSLLDLDADPEAVAEVLGTDPVLGPVLRQRPGVRAPGHVDPAELATRAVLGQQVSVRAARTLAGRLVSRFGKPLAVPDGGLTHAFPSPEALAAADPTELSIPVTRGRALINVADAIASGQVDLGPGCDRDEAERRLMELPGIGPWTAGYVRMRGLGDPDVFLPTDLGVRQALERAGLRATPSAAAGKAKEWSPWRSYATHLLWASLNTTTAPRGIE encoded by the coding sequence ATGGACGACGAGCAGCGCTACCGCGCGGTACACAGCAGGGACTCCCGCTTCGACGGGGTCTTCTACACCGCCGTGCGCACCACCGGCATCTACTGCCGGCCCAGCTGTCCCGCGGTGACCCCGCGCCGGGAGAACGTGTGCTTCTACCGGACCGCGGCCGCCGCGCAGGAATCGGGGTTCCGCGCGTGCAAACGGTGCCGCCCGGACACCGTTCCCGGCTCACCCGAATGGAACGTGCGGGCCGACGTGGTCGGCCGGGCCATCCGGTTGATCCACGACGGTGCCGTCGACCGGGGCGGGGTGGGAGCGGTCGCCGACGCCCTCGGCTACAGCGAACGCCAGCTGAACCGCCTGCTCTCGGCCGAGGTGGGCGCCGGCCCGCTGGCCCTGGCCAGGACCGAGCGGGCGCACACCGCCCGCATCCTGGTGGAGACCACGGACATGCCGATGGCCGACGCCGCCTTCGCCTCCGGGTTCGCGAGTGTGCGGCAGTTCAACGAGACCATGCGCACGGTGTTCGACCGCTCGCCGTCACAGATGCGTGCGGCAGCGGGGCGGAGCGGATCGGTACCCGCTCCCCCGGGTGCGGTGGCGCTGCGACTGCCCTACCGGGGACGGATCGACCTGACCGGGATGCTCTCCTTCCTCGGCGACCGCGCCGTCCCGGGGGTGGAGGAGTACACGGGTGGGGTGTACCGGCGGACGCTGCGGCTACCGAACGGACCCGCTGTCGTGGAGCTCTCCGGGGTGGACGGACACGTGCTGTGCCGGTTGTGGTTGTCCGAGCCTCGTGACCTGGCCAGCGCGGTGCGGCGCTGCCGGAGCCTGCTGGACCTGGACGCCGATCCGGAGGCCGTGGCCGAGGTGCTGGGGACGGACCCCGTACTCGGCCCCGTCCTCCGACAACGCCCCGGTGTGCGCGCCCCCGGGCACGTGGACCCGGCCGAACTCGCGACCCGAGCTGTCCTCGGACAACAGGTCTCGGTGCGGGCCGCGCGTACTCTGGCGGGACGCCTGGTGAGCCGGTTCGGGAAGCCGCTGGCCGTCCCGGACGGCGGGCTCACCCACGCGTTCCCCTCGCCGGAGGCCCTGGCCGCCGCCGACCCGACTGAACTGTCCATCCCCGTCACACGGGGGCGGGCGCTGATCAACGTGGCGGACGCGATCGCCTCAGGTCAGGTGGACCTGGGCCCGGGCTGCGACCGGGACGAAGCGGAGCGACGCCTGATGGAACTGCCCGGGATCGGCCCGTGGACCGCCGGATACGTACGGATGCGCGGACTCGGGGACCCGGACGTTTTTCTGCCGACCGACCTCGGGGTGCGCCAGGCTTTGGAGCGCGCGGGGCTGAGGGCGACCCCGTCCGCAGCGGCTGGGAAGGCCAAGGAGTGGAGCCCCTGGCGCTCGTACGCCACCCACCTGCTGTGGGCCTCGCTCAACACAACGACAGCGCCGAGAGGGATCGAATGA
- a CDS encoding cobalamin B12-binding domain-containing protein, protein MAETAARVIVAKPGLDGHDRGVKIVARVLRDAGVEVIYTGLRQTPEMIVAAALQEDADAIGLSVLSGAHMTMFGRVMELLRENDATDIRVFGGGIIPDSDIAELEAMGVARIFTPGAPTAEIAEWVSENIRPAHAA, encoded by the coding sequence ATGGCCGAGACCGCCGCGCGCGTCATCGTCGCGAAGCCGGGACTGGACGGGCACGACCGGGGCGTCAAGATCGTCGCCCGGGTCCTGCGTGATGCCGGAGTGGAGGTTATCTACACCGGTCTGCGCCAGACCCCGGAGATGATCGTCGCCGCAGCGCTCCAGGAGGACGCCGACGCCATCGGCCTGTCGGTGCTCTCGGGCGCCCACATGACCATGTTCGGGCGGGTCATGGAGCTGCTGCGCGAGAACGACGCCACCGACATCCGGGTGTTCGGCGGGGGCATCATCCCCGACTCCGACATCGCGGAGCTGGAGGCGATGGGCGTGGCCCGGATCTTCACCCCGGGGGCGCCGACCGCGGAGATCGCCGAGTGGGTCAGCGAGAACATCCGGCCCGCCCACGCGGCCTGA
- the sucC gene encoding ADP-forming succinate--CoA ligase subunit beta encodes MDLFEYQAKQLFAEYGVPVPQGKVASTASEARAIADEFAAAGKPRVVVKAQVKTGGRGKAGGVKVAEGPEDAQAKAEQILGMDIKGHTVHRVLVEEASDIAEEYYFSFLLDRANRDFLSICSKEGGVEIEEVAETNPDAVAKISIDALKGAPTEVAAQIAKAGNLPEAAAAGATEIITKLWDAFVGKDATLAEVNPLILTKDGRVVALDGKVTLDENAEFRQDLESLTFAEEGDPLEVAAKAKGLNYVKLDGEVGIIGNGAGLVMSTLDVVAYAGENHGGVKPANFLDIGGGASAEVMANGLEIILGDPAVKSVFVNVFGGITACDAVANGIVQALELLEKRGDDVSKPLVVRLDGNNAELGRQILDERAHPAVSRVDTMDGAASRAAELAAK; translated from the coding sequence GTGGACCTGTTCGAATACCAGGCGAAGCAACTCTTCGCAGAGTACGGGGTTCCCGTACCCCAGGGGAAGGTGGCGAGCACGGCCTCTGAGGCCCGTGCCATCGCTGATGAGTTCGCCGCCGCGGGCAAGCCCCGCGTCGTCGTGAAGGCCCAGGTCAAGACCGGTGGTCGCGGTAAGGCCGGTGGCGTCAAGGTCGCTGAGGGCCCCGAGGACGCCCAGGCCAAGGCCGAGCAGATCCTCGGCATGGACATCAAGGGCCACACGGTCCACCGTGTCCTGGTCGAAGAGGCGAGTGACATCGCCGAGGAGTACTACTTCTCCTTCCTGCTCGACCGCGCCAACCGTGACTTCCTCTCCATCTGCTCCAAAGAGGGCGGCGTGGAGATCGAGGAGGTCGCCGAGACCAACCCCGACGCCGTCGCCAAGATCTCGATCGACGCCCTGAAGGGTGCTCCGACCGAGGTCGCCGCGCAGATCGCCAAGGCGGGCAACCTGCCCGAGGCCGCCGCCGCGGGTGCCACGGAGATCATCACCAAGCTCTGGGACGCCTTCGTCGGCAAGGACGCCACCCTCGCGGAGGTGAACCCGCTCATCCTGACCAAGGACGGCCGGGTCGTCGCCCTCGACGGCAAGGTGACCCTGGACGAGAACGCCGAGTTCCGCCAGGACCTGGAGAGCCTGACCTTCGCCGAGGAGGGTGACCCGCTCGAGGTCGCCGCCAAGGCCAAGGGCCTCAACTACGTCAAGCTCGACGGCGAGGTCGGCATCATCGGTAACGGTGCCGGTCTGGTCATGTCGACCCTGGACGTGGTCGCCTACGCCGGTGAGAACCACGGCGGCGTCAAGCCCGCCAACTTCCTCGACATCGGTGGCGGTGCCTCCGCCGAGGTGATGGCGAACGGCCTGGAGATCATCCTGGGCGACCCCGCCGTCAAGAGCGTGTTCGTCAACGTCTTCGGTGGCATCACCGCCTGCGACGCGGTTGCCAACGGCATCGTGCAGGCGCTGGAGCTTCTGGAGAAGCGCGGCGACGACGTCAGCAAGCCGCTGGTTGTGCGCCTGGACGGCAACAACGCCGAACTGGGCCGCCAGATCCTCGACGAGCGCGCCCACCCGGCCGTGAGTCGAGTCGACACGATGGACGGCGCCGCCTCTCGGGCCGCCGAGCTCGCGGCGAAGTAG
- the sucD gene encoding succinate--CoA ligase subunit alpha — protein sequence MAIFLNKDSKVLVQGMTGSEGTKHTRRMLASGTNIVGGVNPRKAGQSVDFDGTEVPVFGSVAEGMAATGADVTVIFVPPKFSKDAVIEAIDAEIGLAVVITEGIPVHDTAAFWAYAGSKGNKTRIVGPNCPGLITPGQSNAGIIPADIAKPGRIGLVSKSGTLTYQMMYELRDIGFSSAVGIGGDPIIGTTHIDALAAFEADPDTDVIVMIGEIGGDAEERAADFIKDNVTKPVVGYVAGFTAPEGKTMGHAGAIVSGSSGTAAAKKEALEAVGVKVGKTPSETAQLVRDLF from the coding sequence ATGGCTATCTTCCTTAACAAGGACAGCAAGGTGCTCGTCCAGGGCATGACCGGCTCTGAGGGCACCAAGCACACCCGCCGTATGCTCGCGTCCGGCACCAACATCGTTGGTGGCGTGAACCCGCGCAAGGCCGGGCAGAGCGTCGACTTCGACGGCACCGAGGTGCCCGTCTTCGGCTCCGTCGCCGAGGGCATGGCCGCCACCGGCGCCGACGTCACCGTGATCTTCGTTCCGCCGAAGTTCTCGAAGGACGCCGTCATCGAGGCGATCGACGCCGAGATCGGTCTGGCCGTCGTGATCACCGAGGGCATCCCGGTCCACGACACCGCCGCCTTCTGGGCCTACGCCGGTTCCAAGGGCAACAAGACCCGGATCGTCGGCCCGAACTGCCCCGGTCTCATCACCCCGGGCCAGTCCAACGCCGGCATCATCCCGGCCGACATCGCCAAGCCGGGCCGCATCGGTCTGGTCTCGAAGTCGGGCACGCTCACCTACCAGATGATGTACGAGCTGCGCGACATCGGCTTCTCGTCCGCCGTCGGCATCGGTGGCGACCCGATCATCGGCACCACGCACATCGACGCCCTGGCGGCCTTCGAGGCCGACCCGGACACCGACGTGATCGTGATGATCGGTGAGATCGGTGGCGACGCCGAGGAGCGCGCCGCTGACTTCATCAAGGACAACGTGACCAAGCCGGTCGTCGGCTACGTCGCGGGCTTCACCGCCCCGGAGGGCAAGACCATGGGCCACGCCGGCGCCATCGTCTCCGGTTCCTCCGGCACGGCCGCCGCCAAGAAGGAGGCCCTCGAGGCCGTTGGCGTCAAGGTCGGCAAGACCCCGAGCGAGACCGCTCAGCTGGTGCGCGACCTCTTCTAG
- a CDS encoding DUF1707 SHOCT-like domain-containing protein, with protein MAEPDPDRRYRLSDTERDEALGNLRVAFEEGRLDTEEHERRMDAALRAVNNTDLLPLFEDLPRRLVPSAVTGPEPVGPAPAVPESREGEGPGAAEARTASDEVDWREEYRRDVTRGERGDGANIAGLAGWGGFLLLIWGTPAFMSGSVSAITIFLGFFCLLVLGPLTGQLIAQRNRRRRDNPPGQLGGG; from the coding sequence ATGGCAGAGCCCGACCCCGACCGCCGCTACCGGCTCTCCGACACCGAACGCGACGAAGCGCTCGGGAACCTGCGGGTGGCGTTCGAAGAGGGGCGGTTGGACACCGAGGAGCACGAGCGGCGCATGGACGCGGCGCTCCGGGCGGTCAACAACACCGACCTGCTCCCGCTCTTCGAGGACCTGCCGCGCAGGCTGGTCCCCAGCGCCGTCACCGGGCCCGAACCGGTCGGCCCCGCGCCCGCCGTCCCCGAGAGCCGCGAAGGCGAGGGTCCGGGGGCAGCCGAAGCCAGGACGGCCTCGGATGAGGTGGACTGGCGTGAGGAGTACCGGCGTGACGTGACCCGGGGCGAGCGCGGCGACGGGGCGAACATCGCCGGGCTCGCCGGGTGGGGCGGGTTCCTCCTACTGATCTGGGGCACGCCCGCCTTCATGAGCGGCAGCGTCTCCGCCATCACGATCTTCCTGGGGTTCTTCTGCCTTCTGGTGCTCGGGCCGCTCACCGGGCAGCTGATCGCCCAGCGCAACCGGCGGCGGCGCGACAACCCGCCCGGGCAGCTCGGCGGCGGCTGA
- a CDS encoding cell division protein PerM: protein MSAASAREAPVRPIYSTGGIAAASAAGIGLAVIVTLTMVGWVAAPHDTFSEDIVDLLRGAVLAWLVGHHVSFTLAEGQMSLLPMGLVLLPGMLLYRFGRWLARSCEIGRLRHVYRAALAIAGPYAAVAGTLALLAQTDEVVPSMPRALLMGFVIAFLAGGLGVLRQLMKDKGVATGDLLDLMPARSRSLLVGMLASTGALLVGGLLLFLVALAMNLPEAVEITRSLAPGAVGGALLLIVQLAYLPNAVVFAVCYALGPGFAMGEATVVAPTGVSVGALPAMPMLAALPANGAAPVLSLVALVVPFVAGAIGGVLTQRSAPDVVSEAAPLWGFVCGVTTGMLCAALAGAAGGSLGAQRLSEVGPSAWQVGLVAALEVGVAAAVAAWIANWWYTRKLTREVAAQREETREAKERKRPEPARPVVELPDDVPVGKGLATVTALRPREEETADGLAEEAAEPTPEQAIVERRARVRRAREARRRDRATEREARKEARRELREQRRAAKRAEGGWWRRGRADEESEEEMYGITYEASPDEIDQRS from the coding sequence GTGTCCGCCGCATCCGCGCGGGAGGCGCCCGTCCGCCCGATCTACTCCACGGGCGGGATCGCCGCCGCCTCCGCCGCCGGGATCGGGCTGGCGGTGATCGTCACCCTCACCATGGTCGGCTGGGTCGCGGCCCCGCACGACACCTTCAGCGAGGACATCGTCGACCTCCTGCGCGGTGCCGTCCTGGCCTGGCTGGTGGGTCACCACGTCTCCTTCACCCTGGCCGAAGGGCAGATGAGCCTGCTGCCCATGGGCCTGGTGCTGCTGCCCGGGATGCTGCTGTACCGGTTCGGGCGCTGGCTGGCGCGCAGCTGCGAGATCGGGCGGTTGCGGCACGTGTACCGGGCGGCGCTGGCGATCGCCGGTCCCTACGCGGCGGTGGCGGGCACGCTCGCGCTGTTGGCGCAGACCGACGAGGTCGTTCCGAGCATGCCGCGCGCGCTCCTGATGGGTTTCGTGATCGCGTTCCTCGCCGGGGGGCTGGGCGTGCTCCGCCAGCTCATGAAGGACAAGGGCGTGGCCACCGGCGACCTGCTCGACCTCATGCCCGCGCGGTCGAGGTCGCTGCTGGTGGGCATGCTCGCGTCCACGGGCGCCCTGCTGGTCGGCGGTCTCCTCCTCTTCCTGGTGGCGTTGGCCATGAACCTGCCCGAGGCGGTGGAGATCACGCGCTCGCTCGCTCCGGGGGCGGTCGGCGGGGCTCTCCTGCTGATCGTGCAGCTGGCGTACCTGCCGAACGCGGTGGTCTTCGCGGTCTGTTACGCGCTCGGTCCGGGTTTCGCGATGGGCGAGGCGACGGTGGTCGCGCCGACCGGGGTTTCGGTGGGGGCGCTGCCCGCGATGCCGATGCTGGCGGCGCTGCCCGCCAACGGCGCCGCCCCGGTGCTGTCCCTGGTGGCTCTGGTGGTGCCGTTCGTGGCGGGTGCGATCGGCGGGGTGCTGACCCAGCGCAGTGCGCCGGACGTCGTGAGCGAGGCCGCGCCGTTGTGGGGGTTCGTGTGCGGGGTGACCACGGGGATGTTGTGCGCGGCCCTGGCCGGGGCCGCGGGCGGATCGCTGGGGGCGCAGCGGCTGAGCGAGGTGGGGCCCTCCGCCTGGCAGGTCGGCCTGGTGGCCGCTCTGGAGGTGGGTGTGGCCGCGGCGGTGGCGGCGTGGATCGCGAACTGGTGGTACACGCGCAAGCTGACCCGGGAGGTGGCCGCCCAGCGGGAGGAGACCAGGGAGGCCAAGGAGCGCAAGCGCCCCGAACCCGCGCGGCCGGTGGTGGAGCTGCCCGACGACGTCCCGGTGGGCAAGGGCCTGGCCACGGTCACGGCGCTGCGCCCCCGCGAGGAGGAGACCGCCGACGGGCTCGCCGAGGAAGCCGCGGAGCCGACACCGGAGCAGGCCATCGTCGAACGCCGTGCCCGGGTGCGGCGTGCCCGTGAGGCGCGCAGGCGGGACCGCGCGACCGAGCGCGAGGCCCGCAAGGAGGCCCGCCGTGAACTGCGGGAGCAGCGTCGCGCGGCCAAACGCGCCGAGGGCGGCTGGTGGCGCCGGGGGAGGGCGGACGAGGAGTCCGAGGAGGAGATGTACGGCATCACCTACGAGGCATCCCCGGACGAGATCGACCAGCGCAGCTGA